One Capricornis sumatraensis isolate serow.1 chromosome 8, serow.2, whole genome shotgun sequence genomic region harbors:
- the CNTNAP1 gene encoding contactin-associated protein 1: MMHLRLFCILLAAVSGARGWGYYGCDEELVGPLYARSLGASSYYGLFTAPRFARLHGISGWSPRIGDPNPWLQIDLMKKHRIRAVATQGSFNSWDWVTRYMLLYGDRVDSWTPFYQQGHNATFFGNMNESAVVRHDLHYHFTARYIRIVPLAWNPRGKIGLRLGLYGCPYKSDVLYFDGDDAISYRFPRGVSRSLWDVFAFSFKTEEKDGLLLHAEGAQGDYVTLELQGAHLLLHMSLGSSPIQPRPGHTTVSAGGVLNDQHWHYVRVDRFGREANLTLDGYVQRFVLNGDFERLNLDNEMFIGGLVGAAQKNLAYRHNFRGCIENVIFNRVNIADLAVRRHSRITFEGKVAFRCLDPVPHPINFGGPHNFVQVPGFPRRGRLAVSFRFRTWDLTGLLLFSSLGDGLGHVELMLSEGQVNVSVVQTGRKKLQFAAGFRLNDGFWHEVNFVAQENHAVISIDDVEGAEVRVSYPLLIRTGTSYFFGGCPKPASRSGCHSNQTAFHGCMELLKVDGQLVNLTLVEGRRLGYYAEVLFDTCGITDRCSPNMCEHDGRCYQSWDDFICYCELTGYKGETCHQPLYKESCEAYRLSGKTSGNFTIDPDGSGPLKPFVVYCDIRENRAWTVVRHDRLWTTRVTGSSMERPFLGAVQYWNASWEEVSALANASQHCEQWIEFSCYNSRLLNTAGGYPYSFWIGRNEEQHFYWGGSQPGIQRCACGLDRSCVDPALHCNCDADQPQWRTDKGLLTFVDHLPVTQVVVGDTNRSSSEAQFFLRPLRCYGDRNSWNTISFHTGAALRFPPIRANHSLDVSFYFRTSAPSGVFLENMGGPYCQWRRPYVRVELNTSRDVVFAFDVGNGDENLTVHSDDFEFSDDEWHLVRAEINVKQARLRVDHRPWVLRPMPLQTYIWLEYDRPLYVGSAELKRRPFVGCLRAMRLNGVTLNLEGRANASEGTSPNCTGHCAHPRFPCFHGGRCVERYSYYTCDCDLTAFDGPYCNHDIGGFFEPGTWMRYNLQSALRSAAREFSHMLSRPVPGYEPGYIPGYDTPGYVPGYHGPGYRLPDYPRPGRPVPGYRGPVYNVTGEEVSFSFSTQSAPAVLLYVSSFVRDYMAVLIKEDGTLQLRYQLGTSPYVYQLTTRPVTDGQPHSVNITRVYRNLFIQVDYFSLTEQKFSLLVDSQLDSPKALYLGRVMETGVIDPEIQRYNTPGFSGCLSGVRFNNVAPLKTHFRTPRPMTAELAEALRVQGELSESNCGAMPRLVSEVPPEMDPWYLPPDFPYYHDDGWVAILLGFLVAFLLLGLVGMLVLFYLQNHRYKGSYHTNEPKATHDYHAGSKPPLPTSGPAPAPASAPTPTPASTQVPAPAPAPAPAPAPAPGPRDQNLPQILEESRSE; this comes from the exons ATGATGCATCTCCGGCTTTTCTGCATCCTACTCGCCGCGGTCTCAGGAGCCCGGGGCTGGGGCTACT ATGGCTGCGATGAGGAGCTGGTCGGGCCCCTGTATGCACGCTCCCTGGGCGCCTCCTCCTACTATGGGCTCTTCACTGCGCCCCGCTTTGCCCGGCTGCACG GAATAAGCGGATGGTCTCCCCGGATTGGGGACCCAAATCCCTGGCTCCAGATCGACCTGATGAAGAAGCACCGGATTCGGGCTGTGGCCACGCAGGGCTCCTTTAACTCGTGGGACTGGGTCACACGTTACATGCTGCTCTACGGCGACCGAGTGGACAGCTGGACACCGTTCTATCAGCAAGGGCACAACGCG ACCTTCTTCGGTAACATGAACGAGTCGGCGGTAGTTCGCCACGACCTGCACTATCACTTCACCGCGCGCTACATCCGCATCGTGCCTTTGGCTTGGAACCCGCGCGGCAAGATCGGCCTGAGGCTTGGCCTCTACGGCTGCCCTTACA AGTCCGACGTGCTGTATTTCGATGGCGATGATGCCATCTCGTACCGCTTCCCGAGAGGGGTCAGCCGGAGTCTGTGGGACGTGTTCGCCTTCAGCTTCAAAACCGAAGAAAAGGACGGGCTCCTGTTGCACGCCGAGGGCGCCCAGGGCGACTACGTGACACTCGAGCTGCAGGGGGCGCACTTGCTACTGCACATGAGCCTGG GCAGCAGCCCCATCCAGCCAAGGCCGGGTCACACGACCGTGAGCGCTGGCGGCGTCCTCAATGACCAGCACTGGCATTACGTGCGTGTCGACCGATTTGGCCGTGAGGCAAATCTCACCCTAGACGGCTACGTGCAGCGCTTCGTGCTCAATGGCGACTTCGAGAGACTGAACCTGGACAACGAG ATGTTCATCGGGGGGCTGGTGGGCGCCGCGCAGAAGAACCTTGCCTATCGGCATAATTTCCGCGGCTGCATTGAAAACGTCATCTTCAACCGAGTCAACATCGCAGACTTGGCCGTGCGGCGCCATTCCCGGATCACCTTCGAG GGTAAGGTGGCATTCCGTTGCCTGGACCCGGTTCCTCATCCCATCAATTTCGGAGGTCCTCACAACTTCGTGCAAGTGCCTGGCTTCCCCCGCCGCGGCCGCCTCGCAGTCTCTTTTCGCTTCCGCACCTGGGATCTCACTGGGCTGCTGCTCTTCTCCTCCCTGGGGGACGGGTTGGGCCACGTGGAGCTGATGCTTAGTGAAGGGCAGGTCAACGTGTCTGTGGTGCAGACCGGCCGAAAGAAGCTTCAGTTCGCTGCTG GGTTCCGCCTGAATGATGGCTTTTGGCATGAGGTGAATTTTGTGGCCCAGGAAAACCATGCAGTCATCAGCATTGATGATGTCGAGGGGGCAGAGGTCAGGGTCTCATACCCACTGCTGATCCGTACAGGAACCTCATACTTCTTTGGAG GTTGTCCCAAGCCAGCCAGTCGATCGGGCTGCCACTCCAACCAGACGGCGTTCCATGGCTGCATGGAGCTGCTCAAGGTGGATGGTCAACTGGTCAACCTGACTCTGGTGGAGGGCCGGCGGCTTGGATACTATGCTGAGGTCCTCTTTGACACATGTGGCATCACTGATAG GTGCAGCCCTAACATGTGTGAGCATGACGGTCGCTGCTACCAGTCTTGGGATGACTTCATCTGCTACTGTGAACTGACAGGCTACAAGGGGGAGACCTGCCACCAGC CTTTGTATAAGGAATCCTGTGAGGCTTATCGACTCAGTGGGAAAACTTCAGGAAACTTCACCATTGATCCTGATGGTAGTGGCCCCCTGAAGCCATTTGTGGTGTATTGTGATATCCGAG AGAACCGGGCATGGACAGTTGTGCGCCATGACAGGCTGTGGACGACTCGGGTGACGGGTTCCAGCATGGAGCGGCCATTCCTCGGGGCCGTCCAGTACTGGAATGCATCCTGGGAGGAGGTCAGTGCCCTGGCCAATGCTTCCCAGCACTGTGAGCAGTGGATCGAGTTCTCCTGCTACAATTCCCGGCTGCTCAACACAGCAG GAGGCTACCCGTACAGCTTTTGGATTGGCCGAAACGAGGAGCAGCACTTCTACTGGGGTGGCTCGCAGCCTGGGATCCAGCGCTGTGCCTGTGGTCTGGACCGGAGCTGTGTGGACCCTGCCCTGCACTGTAACTGTGACGCCGACCAGCCCCAGTG GAGAACCGACAAGGGCCTGCTGACCTTTGTGGACCATCTGCCTGTCActcaggtggtggtgggggacacAAACCGATCCAGTTCGGAGGCCCAGTTCTTTCTGAGGCCTCTGCGCTGCTACGGCGACC GAAATTCCTGGAACACCATCTCCTTCCACACTGGGGCTGCACTACGCTTTCCCCCAATCCGGGCCAACCACAGCCTTGACGTCTCTTTCTACTTCAGGACTTCGGCTCCCTCGGGAGTCTTCCTAGAGAATATGGGGGGCCCTTACTGCCAGTGGCGCCGGCCTTACGTGCGGGTGGAACTCAACA CGTCCCGGGACGTGGTCTTCGCCTTTGACGTGGGGAATGGGGATGAGAACCTGACGGTGCACTCAGACGACTTCGAGTTCAGCGACGACGAGTGGCACCTCGTCCGGGCGGAAATCAACGTGAAGCAGGCCCGGCTCCGCGTCGATCACCGGCCCTGGGTGCTACGGCCGATGCCCCTGCAGACCTACATCTGGCTGGAGTACGACCGGCCCCTGTATGTTG GATCTGCAGAGCTTAAGAGGCGCCCTTTTGTGGGTTGCTTGAGGGCTATGCGTCTGAATGGAGTGACTCTGAACCTGGAGGGCCGTGCCAATGCCTCTGAGGGTACCTCACCCAACTGCACAGGCCACTGCGCCCACCCCCGGTTCCCCTGTTTCCATGGCGGCCGCTGTGTGGAGCGCTACAGCTACTACACCTGTGACTGTGACCTCACGGCTTTCGATGGGCCATACTGCAACCATG ACATTGGCGGTTTCTTTGAGCCTGGCACCTGGATGCGCTATAACCTCCAGTCGGCGCTGCGCTCCGCAGCCCGGGAGTTCTCCCACATGCTGAGCCGGCCAGTGCCGGGCTACGAGCCTGGTTACATCCCCGGCTATGACACTCCTGGCTACGTGCCCGGCTACCATGGCCCTGGGTACCGTCTGCCTGATTACCCGCGGCCAGGCCGGCCGGTGCCAGGCTACCGCGGACCTGTCTACAACGTCACTGGAGAAGAGGtgtccttcagcttcagcacccaGTCTGCCCCCGCCGTCCTCCTCTACGTCAGCTCCTTTGTGCGTGACTACATGGCCGTGCTCATCAAGGAAGACG GGACCTTGCAGCTGCGCTACCAGCTGGGCACCAGCCCCTATGTGTACCAGCTCACCACCCGCCCTGTGACAGACGGCCAGCCCCACAGTGTCAACATCACCCGGGTCTACCGCAACCTCTTCATCCAG GTGGACTACTTCTCCCTGACGGAACAGAAGTTCTCACTGTTGGTGGACAGCCAGCTAGACTCACCCAAGGCCTTGTATTTGGGGCGCGTTATGG AGACTGGAGTGATTGACCCAGAGATCCAGCGCTACAACACACCGGGTTTCTCGGGCTGCCTGTCTGGTGTCCGATTCAACAACGTGGCTCCTCTCAAGACCCACTTCCGAACGCCTCGACCCATGACCGCGGAGCTGGCTGAGGCCCTTCGTGTCCAGGGAGAGCTGTCTGAGTCTAACTGCGGAGCCATGCCACGTCTTGTCTCAGAGGTGCCCCCTGAAATGGACCCCTGGTATCTTCCCCCAG ACTTCCCGTACTACCATGATGACGGATGGGTTGCTATACTTTTGGGCT ttttggtggCCTTCTTGCTGCTGGGACTGGTGGGAATGTTGGTGCTCTTCTATCTACAGAATCATCGCTATAAGGGCTCCTACCACACCAACGAGCCCAAGGCCACACATGATTACCATGCTGGCAGCAAGCCTCCTCTGCCTACTTCAGGCCCAGCCCCGGCCCCAGCCTCAGCCCCGACCCCAACACCAGCTTCCACCCAAGTTCCAgccccagctccagctccagctccagccccggccccagcccctggcccccgGGACCAAAACCTACCCCAGATTCTGGAGGAGTCCAGATCTGAATGA
- the EZH1 gene encoding histone-lysine N-methyltransferase EZH1 isoform X3, translating into MDIPNPPTSKCITYWKRKVKSEYMRLRQLKRLQANMGAKALYVANFAKVQEKTQILNEEWKKLRVQPVQLMKPVSGHPFLKKCTIESIFPGFASQHMLMRSLNTVALVPIMYSWSPLQQNFMVEDETVLCNIPYMGDEVKEEDETFIEELINNYDGKVHGEEEMIPGSVLISDAVFLELVDALNQYSDEDEEGHNDTSDGKQDDSKEDLPVTRKRKRHAIEGSKKSSKKQFPNDMIFSAIASMFPENGVPDDMKERYRELTEMSDPNALPPQCTPNIDGPNAKSVQREQSLHSFHTLFCRRCFKYDCFLHPFHATPNVYKRKNKEIKIEPEPCGTDCFLLLEGAKEYAMLHNPRSKCSGRRRRRHHVVNASCSNTSASAVAETKEGDSDRDTGNDWASSSSEANSRCQTPTKQKASPAPPQLCVVEAPSEPVEWTGAEESLFRVFHGTYFNNFCSIARLLGTKTCKQVFQFAVKESLILKLPTDELMNPSQKKKRKHRLWAAHCRKIQLKKDNSSTQVYNYQPCDHPDRPCDSTCPCIMTQNFCEKFCQCNPDCQNRFPGCRCKTQCNTKQCPCYLAVRECDPDLCLTCGASEHWDCKVVSCKNCSIQRGLKKHLLLAPSDVAGWGTFIKESVQKNEFISEYCGELISQDEADRRGKVYDKYMSSFLFNLNNDFVVDATRKGNKIRFANHSVNPNCYAKVVMVNGDHRIGIFAKRAIQAGEELFFDYR; encoded by the exons ATGGATATACCAAATCCCCCGACTTCCAAATGTATCACTTACTGGAAGAGGAAAGTTAAGTCTGAATACATGCGACTTCGGCAGCTTAAACGGCTTCAGGCGAATATGGGTGCAAAG GCTCTCTATGTAGCAAATTTTGCAAAAGTTCAAGAAAAAACCCAGATCCTCAATGAAGAATGGAAGAAGCTTCGTGTCCAACCTGTTCAGTTAATGAAGCCTGTGAGTGGGCATCCTTTTCTCAAAAAG TGTACCATAGAGAGCATTTTCCCGGGATTTGCAAGCCAGCACATGTTAATGAGGTCTCTGAACACAGTTGCCTTGGTTCCCATCATGTACTCATGGTCCCCTCTCCAGCAGAACTTCATG GTGGAAGATGAGACAGTTTTGTGCAATATCCCCTACATGGGGGATGAGGTGAAAGAGGAAGATGAGACTTTCATCGAGGAGCTGATCAATAACTACGATGGCAAAGTCCACGGTGAAGAAG AGATGATTCCTGGCTCTGTCCTGATCAGTGATGCTGTTTTCCTGGAGTTGGTAGATGCTCTGAATCAATACTCGGATGAAGATGAAGAAGGGCACAATGACACCTCAGATGGAAAGCAAGATGACAGCAAAGAGGATCTGCCAgtaacaagaaagagaaaacgACATGCTATTGAAG GCAGCAAAAAGAGTTCCAAGAAACAATTCCCAAACGACATGATCTTCAGTGCGATCGCCTCGATGTTCCCTGAGAACGGTGTCCCAGACGACATGAAGGAGAG GTACCGAGAGCTCACAGAGATGTCAGACCCCAATGCGCTCCCCCCACAGTGCACACCCAACATCGACGGCCCCAACGCCAAGTCTGTGCAGCGGGAGCAATCTCTGCACTCCTTCCACACACTCTTCTGCCGGCGCTGCTTCAAATATGACTGCTTCCTTCACC CTTTCCATGCCACCCCTAACGTGTATAAACGCAAGAACAAAGAAATCAAGATTGAGCCAGAACCGTGTGGCACAGACTGCTTTCTTCTGCTG GAAGGAGCAAAGGAGTACGCCATGCTGCACAACCCTCGCTCCAAGTGTTCCGGGCGTCGCCGGCGAAGGCACCACGTGGTCAATGCTTCCTGCTCGAACACTTCCGCCTCTGCTGTGGCTGAGACCAAAGAAGGGGACAGTGACAGGGACACTGGCAATGACTGGGCCTCCAGTTCTTCAG AGGCGAACTCTCGCTGTCAGACGCCCACGAAACAGAAGGCGAGTCCAGCCCCACCTCAGCTCTGTGTAGTGGAAGCACCCTCAGAGCCTGTAGAGTGGACTGGGGCTGAAGAATCTCTTTTTCGAGTCTTTCATGGCACCTACTTCAACAACTTCTGTTCAATAGCCAGACTTCTGGGGACTAAGACGTGCAAGCAG GTCTTCCAGTTTGCAGTCAAAGAGTCACTTATCCTGAAGCTGCCCACAGATGAGCTTATGAACCCCtcgcagaagaagaagagaaagcacAG GTTGTGGGCTGCACACTGCCGGAAAATTCAGCTGAAGAAAG aTAACTCCTCCACCCAGGTGTACAACTACCAGCCCTGCGACCACCCGGACCGCCCCTGTGACAGCACCTGCCCCTGCATCATGACTCAAAATTTCTGTGAGAAGTTCTGCCAGTGCAACCCCGACT GTCAGAATCGCTTTCCCGGCTGTCGCTGTAAGACCCAGTGCAATACCAAGCAGTGCCCGTGCTACCTGGCAGTGCGGGAGTGCGACCCCGACCTGTGTCTCACCTGTGGGGCCTCGGAGCACTGGGACTGCAAGGTGGTTTCCTGTAAGAACTGCAGCATTCAGCGTGGCCTCAAAAAG CACCTGCTGCTGGCCCCCTCAGATGTGGCCGGATGGGGCACCTTCATTAAGGAGTCTGTGCAGAAGAATGAATTCATTTCTGAATACTGTGGTGAG CTCATCTCTCAGGATGAGGCCGATCGACGAGGGAAGGTCTATGACAAGTACATGTCCAGCTTCCTCTTCAACCTCAACAATG ATTTTGTAGTGGATGCTACCCGGAAAGGCAACAAAATTCGATTTGCAAACCATTCGGTGAACCCCAACTGTTATGCCAAAG TGGTCATGGTGAATGGGGATCATCGAATTGGGATCTTTGCCAAGAGGGCAATTCAAGCTGGCGAAGAGCTCTTCTTTGATTACAG GTAG
- the EZH1 gene encoding histone-lysine N-methyltransferase EZH1 isoform X1 gives MDIPNPPTSKCITYWKRKVKSEYMRLRQLKRLQANMGAKALYVANFAKVQEKTQILNEEWKKLRVQPVQLMKPVSGHPFLKKCTIESIFPGFASQHMLMRSLNTVALVPIMYSWSPLQQNFMVEDETVLCNIPYMGDEVKEEDETFIEELINNYDGKVHGEEEMIPGSVLISDAVFLELVDALNQYSDEDEEGHNDTSDGKQDDSKEDLPVTRKRKRHAIEGSKKSSKKQFPNDMIFSAIASMFPENGVPDDMKERYRELTEMSDPNALPPQCTPNIDGPNAKSVQREQSLHSFHTLFCRRCFKYDCFLHPFHATPNVYKRKNKEIKIEPEPCGTDCFLLLEGAKEYAMLHNPRSKCSGRRRRRHHVVNASCSNTSASAVAETKEGDSDRDTGNDWASSSSEANSRCQTPTKQKASPAPPQLCVVEAPSEPVEWTGAEESLFRVFHGTYFNNFCSIARLLGTKTCKQVFQFAVKESLILKLPTDELMNPSQKKKRKHRLWAAHCRKIQLKKDNSSTQVYNYQPCDHPDRPCDSTCPCIMTQNFCEKFCQCNPDCQNRFPGCRCKTQCNTKQCPCYLAVRECDPDLCLTCGASEHWDCKVVSCKNCSIQRGLKKHLLLAPSDVAGWGTFIKESVQKNEFISEYCGELISQDEADRRGKVYDKYMSSFLFNLNNDFVVDATRKGNKIRFANHSVNPNCYAKVVMVNGDHRIGIFAKRAIQAGEELFFDYRYSQADALKYVGIERETDVL, from the exons ATGGATATACCAAATCCCCCGACTTCCAAATGTATCACTTACTGGAAGAGGAAAGTTAAGTCTGAATACATGCGACTTCGGCAGCTTAAACGGCTTCAGGCGAATATGGGTGCAAAG GCTCTCTATGTAGCAAATTTTGCAAAAGTTCAAGAAAAAACCCAGATCCTCAATGAAGAATGGAAGAAGCTTCGTGTCCAACCTGTTCAGTTAATGAAGCCTGTGAGTGGGCATCCTTTTCTCAAAAAG TGTACCATAGAGAGCATTTTCCCGGGATTTGCAAGCCAGCACATGTTAATGAGGTCTCTGAACACAGTTGCCTTGGTTCCCATCATGTACTCATGGTCCCCTCTCCAGCAGAACTTCATG GTGGAAGATGAGACAGTTTTGTGCAATATCCCCTACATGGGGGATGAGGTGAAAGAGGAAGATGAGACTTTCATCGAGGAGCTGATCAATAACTACGATGGCAAAGTCCACGGTGAAGAAG AGATGATTCCTGGCTCTGTCCTGATCAGTGATGCTGTTTTCCTGGAGTTGGTAGATGCTCTGAATCAATACTCGGATGAAGATGAAGAAGGGCACAATGACACCTCAGATGGAAAGCAAGATGACAGCAAAGAGGATCTGCCAgtaacaagaaagagaaaacgACATGCTATTGAAG GCAGCAAAAAGAGTTCCAAGAAACAATTCCCAAACGACATGATCTTCAGTGCGATCGCCTCGATGTTCCCTGAGAACGGTGTCCCAGACGACATGAAGGAGAG GTACCGAGAGCTCACAGAGATGTCAGACCCCAATGCGCTCCCCCCACAGTGCACACCCAACATCGACGGCCCCAACGCCAAGTCTGTGCAGCGGGAGCAATCTCTGCACTCCTTCCACACACTCTTCTGCCGGCGCTGCTTCAAATATGACTGCTTCCTTCACC CTTTCCATGCCACCCCTAACGTGTATAAACGCAAGAACAAAGAAATCAAGATTGAGCCAGAACCGTGTGGCACAGACTGCTTTCTTCTGCTG GAAGGAGCAAAGGAGTACGCCATGCTGCACAACCCTCGCTCCAAGTGTTCCGGGCGTCGCCGGCGAAGGCACCACGTGGTCAATGCTTCCTGCTCGAACACTTCCGCCTCTGCTGTGGCTGAGACCAAAGAAGGGGACAGTGACAGGGACACTGGCAATGACTGGGCCTCCAGTTCTTCAG AGGCGAACTCTCGCTGTCAGACGCCCACGAAACAGAAGGCGAGTCCAGCCCCACCTCAGCTCTGTGTAGTGGAAGCACCCTCAGAGCCTGTAGAGTGGACTGGGGCTGAAGAATCTCTTTTTCGAGTCTTTCATGGCACCTACTTCAACAACTTCTGTTCAATAGCCAGACTTCTGGGGACTAAGACGTGCAAGCAG GTCTTCCAGTTTGCAGTCAAAGAGTCACTTATCCTGAAGCTGCCCACAGATGAGCTTATGAACCCCtcgcagaagaagaagagaaagcacAG GTTGTGGGCTGCACACTGCCGGAAAATTCAGCTGAAGAAAG aTAACTCCTCCACCCAGGTGTACAACTACCAGCCCTGCGACCACCCGGACCGCCCCTGTGACAGCACCTGCCCCTGCATCATGACTCAAAATTTCTGTGAGAAGTTCTGCCAGTGCAACCCCGACT GTCAGAATCGCTTTCCCGGCTGTCGCTGTAAGACCCAGTGCAATACCAAGCAGTGCCCGTGCTACCTGGCAGTGCGGGAGTGCGACCCCGACCTGTGTCTCACCTGTGGGGCCTCGGAGCACTGGGACTGCAAGGTGGTTTCCTGTAAGAACTGCAGCATTCAGCGTGGCCTCAAAAAG CACCTGCTGCTGGCCCCCTCAGATGTGGCCGGATGGGGCACCTTCATTAAGGAGTCTGTGCAGAAGAATGAATTCATTTCTGAATACTGTGGTGAG CTCATCTCTCAGGATGAGGCCGATCGACGAGGGAAGGTCTATGACAAGTACATGTCCAGCTTCCTCTTCAACCTCAACAATG ATTTTGTAGTGGATGCTACCCGGAAAGGCAACAAAATTCGATTTGCAAACCATTCGGTGAACCCCAACTGTTATGCCAAAG TGGTCATGGTGAATGGGGATCATCGAATTGGGATCTTTGCCAAGAGGGCAATTCAAGCTGGCGAAGAGCTCTTCTTTGATTACAG GTACAGCCAAGCTGATGCCCTCAAGTACGTGGGGATCGAGCGGGAGACGGATGTCCTTTAG
- the EZH1 gene encoding histone-lysine N-methyltransferase EZH1 isoform X2: protein MDIPNPPTSKCITYWKRKVKSEYMRLRQLKRLQANMGAKALYVANFAKVQEKTQILNEEWKKLRVQPVQLMKPCTIESIFPGFASQHMLMRSLNTVALVPIMYSWSPLQQNFMVEDETVLCNIPYMGDEVKEEDETFIEELINNYDGKVHGEEEMIPGSVLISDAVFLELVDALNQYSDEDEEGHNDTSDGKQDDSKEDLPVTRKRKRHAIEGSKKSSKKQFPNDMIFSAIASMFPENGVPDDMKERYRELTEMSDPNALPPQCTPNIDGPNAKSVQREQSLHSFHTLFCRRCFKYDCFLHPFHATPNVYKRKNKEIKIEPEPCGTDCFLLLEGAKEYAMLHNPRSKCSGRRRRRHHVVNASCSNTSASAVAETKEGDSDRDTGNDWASSSSEANSRCQTPTKQKASPAPPQLCVVEAPSEPVEWTGAEESLFRVFHGTYFNNFCSIARLLGTKTCKQVFQFAVKESLILKLPTDELMNPSQKKKRKHRLWAAHCRKIQLKKDNSSTQVYNYQPCDHPDRPCDSTCPCIMTQNFCEKFCQCNPDCQNRFPGCRCKTQCNTKQCPCYLAVRECDPDLCLTCGASEHWDCKVVSCKNCSIQRGLKKHLLLAPSDVAGWGTFIKESVQKNEFISEYCGELISQDEADRRGKVYDKYMSSFLFNLNNDFVVDATRKGNKIRFANHSVNPNCYAKVVMVNGDHRIGIFAKRAIQAGEELFFDYRYSQADALKYVGIERETDVL from the exons ATGGATATACCAAATCCCCCGACTTCCAAATGTATCACTTACTGGAAGAGGAAAGTTAAGTCTGAATACATGCGACTTCGGCAGCTTAAACGGCTTCAGGCGAATATGGGTGCAAAG GCTCTCTATGTAGCAAATTTTGCAAAAGTTCAAGAAAAAACCCAGATCCTCAATGAAGAATGGAAGAAGCTTCGTGTCCAACCTGTTCAGTTAATGAAGCCT TGTACCATAGAGAGCATTTTCCCGGGATTTGCAAGCCAGCACATGTTAATGAGGTCTCTGAACACAGTTGCCTTGGTTCCCATCATGTACTCATGGTCCCCTCTCCAGCAGAACTTCATG GTGGAAGATGAGACAGTTTTGTGCAATATCCCCTACATGGGGGATGAGGTGAAAGAGGAAGATGAGACTTTCATCGAGGAGCTGATCAATAACTACGATGGCAAAGTCCACGGTGAAGAAG AGATGATTCCTGGCTCTGTCCTGATCAGTGATGCTGTTTTCCTGGAGTTGGTAGATGCTCTGAATCAATACTCGGATGAAGATGAAGAAGGGCACAATGACACCTCAGATGGAAAGCAAGATGACAGCAAAGAGGATCTGCCAgtaacaagaaagagaaaacgACATGCTATTGAAG GCAGCAAAAAGAGTTCCAAGAAACAATTCCCAAACGACATGATCTTCAGTGCGATCGCCTCGATGTTCCCTGAGAACGGTGTCCCAGACGACATGAAGGAGAG GTACCGAGAGCTCACAGAGATGTCAGACCCCAATGCGCTCCCCCCACAGTGCACACCCAACATCGACGGCCCCAACGCCAAGTCTGTGCAGCGGGAGCAATCTCTGCACTCCTTCCACACACTCTTCTGCCGGCGCTGCTTCAAATATGACTGCTTCCTTCACC CTTTCCATGCCACCCCTAACGTGTATAAACGCAAGAACAAAGAAATCAAGATTGAGCCAGAACCGTGTGGCACAGACTGCTTTCTTCTGCTG GAAGGAGCAAAGGAGTACGCCATGCTGCACAACCCTCGCTCCAAGTGTTCCGGGCGTCGCCGGCGAAGGCACCACGTGGTCAATGCTTCCTGCTCGAACACTTCCGCCTCTGCTGTGGCTGAGACCAAAGAAGGGGACAGTGACAGGGACACTGGCAATGACTGGGCCTCCAGTTCTTCAG AGGCGAACTCTCGCTGTCAGACGCCCACGAAACAGAAGGCGAGTCCAGCCCCACCTCAGCTCTGTGTAGTGGAAGCACCCTCAGAGCCTGTAGAGTGGACTGGGGCTGAAGAATCTCTTTTTCGAGTCTTTCATGGCACCTACTTCAACAACTTCTGTTCAATAGCCAGACTTCTGGGGACTAAGACGTGCAAGCAG GTCTTCCAGTTTGCAGTCAAAGAGTCACTTATCCTGAAGCTGCCCACAGATGAGCTTATGAACCCCtcgcagaagaagaagagaaagcacAG GTTGTGGGCTGCACACTGCCGGAAAATTCAGCTGAAGAAAG aTAACTCCTCCACCCAGGTGTACAACTACCAGCCCTGCGACCACCCGGACCGCCCCTGTGACAGCACCTGCCCCTGCATCATGACTCAAAATTTCTGTGAGAAGTTCTGCCAGTGCAACCCCGACT GTCAGAATCGCTTTCCCGGCTGTCGCTGTAAGACCCAGTGCAATACCAAGCAGTGCCCGTGCTACCTGGCAGTGCGGGAGTGCGACCCCGACCTGTGTCTCACCTGTGGGGCCTCGGAGCACTGGGACTGCAAGGTGGTTTCCTGTAAGAACTGCAGCATTCAGCGTGGCCTCAAAAAG CACCTGCTGCTGGCCCCCTCAGATGTGGCCGGATGGGGCACCTTCATTAAGGAGTCTGTGCAGAAGAATGAATTCATTTCTGAATACTGTGGTGAG CTCATCTCTCAGGATGAGGCCGATCGACGAGGGAAGGTCTATGACAAGTACATGTCCAGCTTCCTCTTCAACCTCAACAATG ATTTTGTAGTGGATGCTACCCGGAAAGGCAACAAAATTCGATTTGCAAACCATTCGGTGAACCCCAACTGTTATGCCAAAG TGGTCATGGTGAATGGGGATCATCGAATTGGGATCTTTGCCAAGAGGGCAATTCAAGCTGGCGAAGAGCTCTTCTTTGATTACAG GTACAGCCAAGCTGATGCCCTCAAGTACGTGGGGATCGAGCGGGAGACGGATGTCCTTTAG